The DNA region AGCAGAGCAAATGCCATTGTAGGAACAGTTGTGTCATGCTGCAGATTCTTATCAACTTGCTACTGTCAGATGACTGACAAACTGCAGACACAGCAGAGACAAGGAGCACTGAACTGTGAAACTTCTGGCCTGCTACAACGCAGTAGCCTCCTTACGGGTAAATCACTCGGCTACCCGATCTCTGGGCCTGCAGGGTCAGCTCCGCTTCCCAGAACTGCTTACCTGTCCCGTCTCATATTTGCCATGCTGCTTCGGTGCCTCAAACACCCCCACGGTCTCCAGCACTTTGCCCTCTGGACGGTTTCTAGGAGCAGAGAGGTAGTTTGGTGGGTGTGCAGGGGCTGAAACAGCCCCGGCCCCAGGCACTGGCCAGGCATGGCCCCCCACCTCGCATCTCCCTCGAgttccacacacacaccccccctgaGAGCCCCAATATGCACAAGGCTTCCCAGTCAcccacccccttccctgcccccccccacctctttgCCAGTCACAACTCCCCTGGACACCCCCCTGCCCAGTTGCCTCTTTAGCCCAATCACCCCCTCTCCCAtatccctgccccagcccccccgacAGCCTCCCAACTCCCAGTCTTCCCCCACTGACCCAACAGCCCCCCTAACCCCACACCCAACCCAAACCCCCCCTCAAAGCCCCTAACCTCACCACCCCCCTCCCTCAAACACCCCCTCGCAGTCCCCCACCGCCCGCCCTTCCCCAACCCCCCGACAGCCCCTCTACATCCCCTACCCTCACCCCAACCGTCCCCTCAACACCCCTAAACCGCCCTCCCCCCGGGCCCAGCCCTCCCCTCCACAGGCCTCACCGCGACGAGAGGTGCCGTCGCGGCAGCAGGAGCAGCGGGAAGGCCGCAGCTCCCCCCGCGCCCAGGGGCCGCAGCCCGCGGGCCGGAGGCGGATCCCAGAGCGGCAGCCCGCGGGCCCGGCACCGGCTCAGCGCCGCCGCCACGTACCGCCGCGCCGCGCAGCCCGACATCCCGCGGCCGGGCCGACCCCGCCGCCAGCCCACAATGCACCGCGCGCCCGCCTCCGCCCCCTCCGCgtcccggcggcccccgcggggcgggcagcgccgctcTAGCCTGCCGCCGCGCTCTATGGTTCGCCGTGTCGCCTAGGCGACGGTTGTCGGGCAAGATGGCGTCGGCGGtgcgggccgggcggcggctgcGGCTAGCAGTGGAGGGAGGCGAGCTGGCGGGGTTGCCCGCCGGCCTGCGGGCCGAGCTGGAGGCCGCACTGGCCTCCGAAGGCGCCCTGGTGCCCTTCAGCCTGCTGCGGAGGCTGCACGCCGCGCTGCGGGAGGCAGGTAGGCCGCGCCGGCCCTGGCGCGACAGGCCGCGACCGGCCAGGCTGCCGTTAACCGTCCCGTCCCCCACCGGCAGGGTCACCGCTGTACCTACACCAGCTCCTGGAAGGCTGCGAGATCGACCTGCCCgaggtgccggtgccgccgcgggTAGGTGAGGGCCGGGCACCAGCCGCGGGAGATGGCAGCGGCTCCCGGCCCTCACGGTGGCTCTGCCCTTTCCCCAGAACCCCGAGCTGGTGGCCCGGCTGGAGCGGATAAAGGCCAAGCTGGCCAACGAGGAGTACCGGCGGATGACCCGCAACATCACTGGCCAGGTGAGGGGCCTACTGCAGTGGCTGCTGTCAGGACTCGTTCCTCAAAAGCATGGCCGTTAGCAACCTGATAGACAGCAAAGGAAATCTGCCCTATGGAGTGAATAGAGGACAGAGGGAATGTGGGCAGGGACTTGAGGAGTGCACACTGTAAATGTACAGGGATGACAGACACCGTGTTGAAGGCAGAGGTGGGCAGGGCTATCGGGATGGTACAATAGAAGAGATACTGATGTTTGGGAACAGCTCGCTGTGCCAAAAATCTCAGGTTTTGATCTGGGAGACTGAGCACCCACAGTAAATGTTTTACTGGGAGCATCTGTGGTGCCTTTTCATcgtatttttaaaatgagatcaTTCATGTCAAggtaaaagctgaaaaaacagggTAATATTGGGGCACTTGTTCTCTCCAAGGAAGAGCTGAGATCTTTTGGCACAGTGACTGTTTGGACAAACCACTGTTCCTTATGGTCCCGTTCTGCCATCCCTCCTCCAAACTGGTGTCACTGTGTGTTTAAGTCCTTCCACATATCC from Strix uralensis isolate ZFMK-TIS-50842 chromosome 20, bStrUra1, whole genome shotgun sequence includes:
- the VMA12 gene encoding transmembrane protein 199 isoform X3 yields the protein MASAVRAGRRLRLAVEGGELAGLPAGLRAELEAALASEGALVPFSLLRRLHAALREAGSPLYLHQLLEGCEIDLPEVPVPPRNPELVARLERIKAKLANEEYRRMTRNITGQEMNGTLAEFGRQGEWLPVLLTPGSVYLQFALLKPLSSPYSTTLSPWWPPSPAPTWAASTSSRRPRRASCQR
- the VMA12 gene encoding transmembrane protein 199 isoform X2, which codes for MASAVRAGRRLRLAVEGGELAGLPAGLRAELEAALASEGALVPFSLLRRLHAALREAGSPLYLHQLLEGCEIDLPEVPVPPRNPELVARLERIKAKLANEEYRRMTRNITGQEMNGTLAEFGRQVRSVKAVVITIFNYIVTVVAAFACTYLGSQYVFAETAARVLSAVIVASVVGLAELYVMVRTLEGDLGKL
- the VMA12 gene encoding transmembrane protein 199 isoform X4; the encoded protein is MASAVRAGRRLRLAVEGGELAGLPAGLRAELEAALASEGALVPFSLLRRLHAALREAGSPLYLHQLLEGCEIDLPEVPVPPRNPELVARLERIKAKLANEEYRRMTRNITGQEMNGTLAEFGRQGEWLPVLLTPGSVYLQFALLKPLSSPYSTTLSPWWPPSPAPTWAASTSSRRPRR